Part of the Paenibacillus aurantius genome, CATGTACCGCTTATGGAACGGAATCCGGATGAAGCGATCCGCAACAATGTGATGGGAACGATGAACGTAGCCCAGGCGGCCAGCCGATGCGGTGTCACGACCTTCGTCATGATCTCTACCGACAAGGCCGTTAACCCGACGAGCGTCATGGGGGCGACCAAACGTCTCGCTGAGATGATGATCCAGCATATGGACAAGGTAAGCGCGACCCGGTTCGTCGCCGTGCGCTTCGGCAATGTGCTGGGAAGCCGGGGCAGCGTTATCCCCCGCTTCAAGCAGCAGATTGAGCGGGGAGGTCCTGTATCGGTCACGCACCCGGACATGGTCCGGTATTTCATGACCATCCCGGAAGCCTCCCGGCTCGTCATCCAGGCCGGCTCGCTGGCTCGTGGAGGGGAGATTTTTGTCCTGGACATGGGGGAGCCCGTCAAGATCGTCGATCTGGCTAAGAACCTTATCCTGCTCTCCGGAAACTCGGTGGAGGAAATTGGAATTGAGTTTACCGGGATCCGCCCCGGCGAGAAGCTGTTCGAGGAGCTGCTGAAGGCGGACGAGGTACATGACAAGCAGGTTTACCCCAAAATTTACATCGGCAAAACAGCCAAGCTGTACATAGACGAGATTGAGGAGATTCTCTCGACCTACCCGTCGCTCGATAAAGCTGCGCTGAGAACCCGGCTGCTCGACCTGGCGAACAACCGCGTGAAGCCGGCCCCCCAACCGAAACCGATGCCTATCGGCCTAGAAGGAGTGTTGACCGTATGAAAGTGAGAAAAGCCATTATTCCGGCGGCCGGGCTCGGTACCCGTTTCCTTCCGGCCACGAAAGCGATGCCTAAGGAAATGCTGCCGATCGTTGACAAGCCGACCATTCAGTACATTGTGGAAGAAGCCATTGAATCCGGAATAGAAGACATTATCATCGTGACGGGGAAAGGCAAGCGGGCGATTGAGGATCATTTCGACAGCTCCTTCGAGCTCGAGCATAATCTGCTCGAGAAAGGCAAGCTAGACCTGCTGAATGCCGTCCAGGAGTCCTCCACCATGGCGGATATCCATTATATCCGGCAAAAGGAACCTAGAGGGCTAGGGCATGCGATCTGGTGCGCCCGCAAATTCATCGGCAATGAGCCGTTCGCCATTCTGCTTGGAGACGACATCGTTCATGCCGAGAAGCCCTGCCTGAAGCAGATGATCGAGCAGTTCGACCGCTTCGAATCCTCCGTCGTGGGCGTTCAGCCTGTTTCCGATGAAGAGGTTTCCCGGTACGGGATTGTCGATGGAACGGAGATCGAGAAAGGGCTGCACAGCATTCGTCATTTGGTGGAGAAGCCGGCCAAAGGAGAAGCTCCCTCGAACCTGGCCATTCTCGGCCGGTATATTCTGACCCCGGCTATCTTCGATATTCTCGGCAGCCAGAAGCCTGGCGCGGGTGGAGAAATTCAGCTGACCGACGGCATTGCCGAGCTGAACCGGCATGAGGCCGTCTATGCGTATGAGTTCCAAGGAACCCGGTACGATGTAGGGGAGAAGATGGGCTTTATCCAGACGACTCTGGAATATGCGTTAAGGCGCGAGGATTTGCGGTACGGCCTGCTGGACTATTTGTCCAAGGTCGTAGAGAAGGAATTGATCCGCTAGATGGCCGGCATGCGCAGAAAGGTTTTGTTTTGTGCGACAGTGGATTATCATTTCGAGGCCTTCCATCTCCCGTATTTGCAGTGGTTCCGGCAGCAGGGCTGGGAGGTTCACGTGGCCGCCAGCGGCTCCCGCGAGCTTCCCTATGTCGATCGCAAGTTCGAGCTTCCCGTTCAACGTTCGCCTTTTCGCCGGGAGAACCTCCAGGCCTATTCCATGCTGAAAACCATCATAGAGGAGAATGGATACGACCTCATTCATGGCCATACGCCGATGGGAGGAGTCCTCGCCCGCTTGGCGGCGCGTAGGGAACGGAAGAAAGGAACCCGCGTGCTGTACACGGCTCACGGGTTTCACTTCTGCAAAGGGGCTCCGCTTCTGAACTGGCTCGTCTATTTCCCAATCGAGAAATTCCTCTCCTCGTATACCGACTGCCTGATTACCATCAATGAGGAGGATTACGCTTTTGCCCGGAGACGGCTTCATGCCGGCCGACTGGAGCGGGTCCATGGGGTCGGCGTGGATACGGAGCGGTTCCGCCCGCTGAACGAGGAGAAGAGGATAGAAGCAAGAAAGCCCTTTGGCTTCCGGCCAGAGGAATTCCTGCTGTTCTATGCGGCCGAATTCAATGGGAACAAGAACCAGGAGCTTCTGATCCGGGCAATGGTTGCCCTTCGTAAGGAAGCGCCTCAAGCCCGGCTGCTGCTGGCGGGAGACGGCCCCATGAAGGAAGCTTGCCAAGCCGCCGCTATCCGCCTTGGAGTAGCCGACCGGGTGGATTTCCTGGGCCACCGCAAAGATATCGACGTGCTTCTTCCCTTGTGTGATGCGGCGGTTGCCTCGAGCAGAAGGGAAGGGCTGCCGGTCAATATTATGGAGGCCATGGCCTGCGGACTTCCCGTTGTGGCCAGTGTCAACCGGGGGCATTCCGAGCTCGTCGAAGACGGACTGAACGGCTTTCTCATTCCAGATGAGAATGACCAGCGGTTTGCCTCACGGCTGCTAGAGCTGATCCGATCTCCGGAGCTGTGCCGTCGGATGGGGGAAGAGAATACAAGAAGGGTTCAACTCTATTCGCTCCGTCAGGTCAAGGAAGAACTGACCGGTATATACAAGCGTTATTCTTTGGAGGATAAGCATGAAGCCGAAGGTAAGTATAGTGGTGCCTATCTATAACATGGAGCCCTATCTGGCCCGGTGCCTGGACAGCCTGCTTGCCCAGACGCTGAAGCCGATTGAGATCCTTGCCGTAAACGACGGGTCCACGGATTCGACGGGAGCCCTTCTCCGGGAGTATGCCGAACGGGATCCGCGGATCGTGGTCCTCGAACAGGAGAACGCCGGCGTGTCGGCGGCCCGTAACCGCGGCATAGAAGCAGCCCAGGGGGACTACATTGGGTTCGTGGACCCAGATGATTGGGTCGAACCGGATATGTACGCCGAGATGCTGGGGGCTGCGGTGGGGGATGGCGCGGATATTGTTATGTGCACCTACACCCGGGAGTTCGGTACCCACAGCAAGGAAAAGGTTTTCGATCTGCCGGCGAAGGTAACTTATGCCCGGGAGGAGCTGAGGGAAACAGTAATGAGAAGGCTCGTGGGCCCTCTCAAGGAAGAACTCGCCCAGCCCGATTATCTCGATGCTTGGGGAACCGTCTGGTCGAAGCTGTACCGTAGCGATCTTCTTAAGGATAACGTGCTCGAGTTTGTGGATCTCCACTTGGTGGGAACGAACGAGGATTCGCTTTTTAACATCCACGCTTTCTATCATGCAGAGAAGTTCGTCATGCTGAACAAGCCGTTCTACCATTACTGGCGGGCCAATGCCTCTTCTGTCACCTCCGGTTATAAGCCGGACTTGAAGGACCAATGGTTCCGTCTGTACGGGATGATCGAAGGCTTCTTGAACGAAAACGGACTTCCCGCTTCCTATTATGAGGCGCTTAACAACCGGATCTGTCTCAATACGCTCGGACTGGGATTGAATACAGTGGGAGCTGGTAATACAGCAGCCGCTGTGGCCAAGGTCCGCAAGCTGAACGATATTCTGAACGACGAACGGATCCAGGAGGCTTTCCGGGCGTTCGAAATGGCGTACTGTCCGGCGGTATGGAGAACGTTCTATCTATGTGCAAAGCTCCGGTTTGCGGCTGGCTTCTACGTCATGCTGGTGACCATGGAAAGGCTACGAAAGATTGTCAAATAGGAGTGACTTCTTCTGAAAACGATACGTGTGCTTCAAGTCGTGACCGTGATGAACCGGGGCGGTCTGGAAACGATGCTGATGAACTATTACCGTCAGATGGACCGCAGCCGGATCCAATTCGACTTTATGGTTCACCGGGAAGAAAAGGGTCATTATGATGACGAGATTATCAGCCTGGGCGGCCGCATCTTCCGTATGCCGGCCATTCGTCCGGGCAGCTACCGGCTATATTTTCAAAAGCTGGATTTGTTCTTCAAGGAGCATCCGAATTACCCGGTTGTGCATTCCCATATTAACGAGAACAGCTCCTTCGTTCTACGGGCGGCGAAGCAGGCAGGGGTACCATGCCGGATCGCCCACAGCCACTTGAGCGATTTGGGGCTCGACCTGAAGCTGCCTTTCCGGCTCTACGCGCGTTATGCAATGAAGGATCATCCGAACCGGTTCTTTGCCTGCTCGCGTCATGCGGGACAGTGGCTGTTCGGCAAGGATCCCGCCGCATCCAAAGAGGTCGTTGTCCTAAACAATGCCGTCAATGTGGATAGCTACCGGTACGATCCGGCCGCCCGGGAGCGGATCCGGAAGGAATGGCAGGCTGGGGACCGGTTGGTCATCGGTCACGTCGGCCGGTTCAACAAGCAGAAGAACCATACGCTGCTGCTCGATATTTTCAAGGCCGTCCACAACCGCCGGCCCGACGCCATGCTGGTTATGGCGGGAGAGGGGCATCTGAGACCGGCGATCGAGAAGAAGGCCGAGAAGCTGGGGCTGACCCCCCACGTCAAATTTCTCGGTGTTCGGGGAGACATCCCCGATCTGATGCAGGGGATGGACTTGTTCCTTTTTCCTTCCCTGTTCGAGGGACTTCCGGTGGTGCTGGTCGAGGCTCAGGCCGCCGGCTTGCGCTGTGTGGTATCCGATACCATCACGCCGGAAACCGATGTGACGGGCAGGGTTCGGTTCACTCCGTTGAAGAGTTCCCCGGAAGCATGGGCGGATGCCATTCTGGGCTCTACCTACGAGCACGCGGACACGGCTGAGATGATGCGGAGAAAGCGTTACGATACCCGGTCGATGGCCGAATGGCTGACCGGCTTCTATTTGGGCCAAGGCCAGCCGGCCGGGCAGGCTTAGACGGGAGGACTTCAAGATGAAACCTACACTGACGGTGTTCACCCCGACCTATAACCGGGCTTATACCTTGCCGCTATGCTACGAAAGCTTAAAACGTCAAACCTCCCGGGATTTCGTCTGGCTGATCATTGACGACGGTTCTACCGACGGAACCGAGGAGCTCGTGAAGGGATGGATGACGGAGGGAATCGTTCCCATCCGGTACCATTACCAGGCTAATCAAGGGATGCACGGGGCTCATAATACCGCCTACGAGCTGATCGATACGGAGCTTAATGTCTGTATCGATTCCGACGATTACCTGTCGGACTACGCCGTAGAACGGATTGTTACCTTCTGGAGAGAGCACGGCAGCGACCGTTATGCGGGATTGGTCGGGCTGGACGCCACACCGGATGGACAGATCATTGGAACGCAAATGCCTGCTGAGCTGAAGGAGTCCACTCTCTCCGGCTTATACGGCCTTCATAAGGTGAAGGGGGACAAGAAGCTCGTTTACCGGTCCGAATTGACCCGACGGTATCCGCCGTATCCCTTGTTCCCCGGTGAGAAATATTGCCCGCTCAGCTATAAATATTTGCTGATCGATCAGGATTACCCGCTGCTTGTCATGAACGAGGTGCTCTGCCACGTGGAGTATTTGACGGACGGCTCCAGCTTGAACATGCTGCGGCAGTACAAGCGTAACCCGCGCGGCTTTCTCTTTTTCCGGCAAGCGGCCATGAGGTACGCTCCGACCTATAAGGAGAAGTTTAGGGAATCGGTCCATTATGTCTCGAGCAGCTTGTTAATCAAAAAATACGGATTTCTTAAAGAATCTCCTTGTAAGTTTATTACGCTGCTGGCCATGCCCTTGGGAGTGCTGCTTTACCTATATATTTCGAATACTAACAAAGCTGCCGTTTCGGGTAAGATTGCCCGCGGATAAGAGGGAATATAATGGGGATTTTATGGATCACTCTTTTTTTGGTTTTTCTATTGGCCTTCTACTCGAGATTTCTGGCTAAACCGGTTTCCAACGGGTTTATTACCTTCCAGCCAAACCGATTTATGATGCTGCTTGCCATGCTTCTCATGGCTGTAGTTTCAGGCTTACGTAACAATATAGGCGATACTTTTTTTTA contains:
- the galU gene encoding UTP--glucose-1-phosphate uridylyltransferase GalU — its product is MKVRKAIIPAAGLGTRFLPATKAMPKEMLPIVDKPTIQYIVEEAIESGIEDIIIVTGKGKRAIEDHFDSSFELEHNLLEKGKLDLLNAVQESSTMADIHYIRQKEPRGLGHAIWCARKFIGNEPFAILLGDDIVHAEKPCLKQMIEQFDRFESSVVGVQPVSDEEVSRYGIVDGTEIEKGLHSIRHLVEKPAKGEAPSNLAILGRYILTPAIFDILGSQKPGAGGEIQLTDGIAELNRHEAVYAYEFQGTRYDVGEKMGFIQTTLEYALRREDLRYGLLDYLSKVVEKELIR
- a CDS encoding glycosyltransferase family 2 protein; this encodes MKPTLTVFTPTYNRAYTLPLCYESLKRQTSRDFVWLIIDDGSTDGTEELVKGWMTEGIVPIRYHYQANQGMHGAHNTAYELIDTELNVCIDSDDYLSDYAVERIVTFWREHGSDRYAGLVGLDATPDGQIIGTQMPAELKESTLSGLYGLHKVKGDKKLVYRSELTRRYPPYPLFPGEKYCPLSYKYLLIDQDYPLLVMNEVLCHVEYLTDGSSLNMLRQYKRNPRGFLFFRQAAMRYAPTYKEKFRESVHYVSSSLLIKKYGFLKESPCKFITLLAMPLGVLLYLYISNTNKAAVSGKIARG
- a CDS encoding glycosyltransferase, whose product is MKPKVSIVVPIYNMEPYLARCLDSLLAQTLKPIEILAVNDGSTDSTGALLREYAERDPRIVVLEQENAGVSAARNRGIEAAQGDYIGFVDPDDWVEPDMYAEMLGAAVGDGADIVMCTYTREFGTHSKEKVFDLPAKVTYAREELRETVMRRLVGPLKEELAQPDYLDAWGTVWSKLYRSDLLKDNVLEFVDLHLVGTNEDSLFNIHAFYHAEKFVMLNKPFYHYWRANASSVTSGYKPDLKDQWFRLYGMIEGFLNENGLPASYYEALNNRICLNTLGLGLNTVGAGNTAAAVAKVRKLNDILNDERIQEAFRAFEMAYCPAVWRTFYLCAKLRFAAGFYVMLVTMERLRKIVK
- a CDS encoding glycosyltransferase family 4 protein is translated as MRRKVLFCATVDYHFEAFHLPYLQWFRQQGWEVHVAASGSRELPYVDRKFELPVQRSPFRRENLQAYSMLKTIIEENGYDLIHGHTPMGGVLARLAARRERKKGTRVLYTAHGFHFCKGAPLLNWLVYFPIEKFLSSYTDCLITINEEDYAFARRRLHAGRLERVHGVGVDTERFRPLNEEKRIEARKPFGFRPEEFLLFYAAEFNGNKNQELLIRAMVALRKEAPQARLLLAGDGPMKEACQAAAIRLGVADRVDFLGHRKDIDVLLPLCDAAVASSRREGLPVNIMEAMACGLPVVASVNRGHSELVEDGLNGFLIPDENDQRFASRLLELIRSPELCRRMGEENTRRVQLYSLRQVKEELTGIYKRYSLEDKHEAEGKYSGAYL
- a CDS encoding glycosyltransferase family 1 protein; its protein translation is MLQVVTVMNRGGLETMLMNYYRQMDRSRIQFDFMVHREEKGHYDDEIISLGGRIFRMPAIRPGSYRLYFQKLDLFFKEHPNYPVVHSHINENSSFVLRAAKQAGVPCRIAHSHLSDLGLDLKLPFRLYARYAMKDHPNRFFACSRHAGQWLFGKDPAASKEVVVLNNAVNVDSYRYDPAARERIRKEWQAGDRLVIGHVGRFNKQKNHTLLLDIFKAVHNRRPDAMLVMAGEGHLRPAIEKKAEKLGLTPHVKFLGVRGDIPDLMQGMDLFLFPSLFEGLPVVLVEAQAAGLRCVVSDTITPETDVTGRVRFTPLKSSPEAWADAILGSTYEHADTAEMMRRKRYDTRSMAEWLTGFYLGQGQPAGQA